The Diachasmimorpha longicaudata isolate KC_UGA_2023 chromosome 18, iyDiaLong2, whole genome shotgun sequence DNA segment TTTCAACTTCTCTGGAAGGTacctgtaattaaaaaaaaatcaatcaatcgacTGTCCACCGTGAATTATCGAATGATCTCTTAATGTCGtgaggagaaatttttttgaaagaaattaattactttGAATGCAATGGTCTCGTAAGGCTCGGCAGCGAACAGGAGATACTGCCATTTACGATCGGGAGGTTCTACCCTCTGTTCATAAGCCGACATGAACCTGTGCCTGGGTATGACGTTGTCAGCTACCTCGGGATAATCCACCTGGAACAATAGACTCTGCTGTCCAGTTTCTGGATCTCTCTGTTTAGTGACTCGATACCCAGGTCTTCCAATTTTGACGAATTTCTTGGGCTCGACCTTTGGTTTCTCTGGTGCTAGGGTCTGGGGCGCCTCTTTGGCCTCCTTGGCAGCTCGCCTGGCAAGATTTGCCTGGTGCTTTTTGCCCTGGGTGTGGGCCAGGTAACTCCCCTCGTTGTTGTGAAGAGTCAGACATAATTTACATTCGTACGATCCCaagtgatttttcatgaagtaAGGGTCCTTGTTCAGGTCAATGGTCTCCAGGGCCAGCTGACGGAGGCGCTCACGTCGGTCTCGATTGCTCTCTGACCAGGACGCCACACCTCCACCCCCGGTTTTACCCCCAGGGCGATTTTGAAAGTCCATTTTTCAGTcttgaatgaaattaaaattatatttggaGGTTATTAGTGGACTCTAACTCCTAGTTGATGTGATTTTAGAGGTTATGTTAACTCTCGTGAACTCCTATCGAACCCTAGAGAGCTTGATTTGATTCATAATGAATGAAGAAAcaagggaaaataaataattctctgataaacaaataaattcctAGATTTTTACTTACAATTCTTGTTAAGACCAGAATAGAACACAAATTTTGGAGCACAAAACACACGCCAGGACATTTACTGTTTACTCTCAGTCGACTGTTTTCATGGAGCGACTGTCAAAACTCGATCGATAATAACTCaaataacatgaaaaaaatatttttgatgattttttttattgtccagagttttaaaatttttaagggCCAAAGCCTCCAGTTTTCCTCTACAATTTGACTTCTAAACTAATTAGAAaatacaattaaatattctaaattgattaatttatgcCTGACTGTACATTAAAACCTCCTCTTGCTCATCTCCGTCTGTCCATTACATTTCTccaattttatattaaaataaCCATGACAACAATAATTAGTTGACATGTCTCCTACCGATATATCTCATCcgaaaat contains these protein-coding regions:
- the LOC135171171 gene encoding splicing factor 3A subunit 2, with amino-acid sequence MDFQNRPGGKTGGGGVASWSESNRDRRERLRQLALETIDLNKDPYFMKNHLGSYECKLCLTLHNNEGSYLAHTQGKKHQANLARRAAKEAKEAPQTLAPEKPKVEPKKFVKIGRPGYRVTKQRDPETGQQSLLFQVDYPEVADNVIPRHRFMSAYEQRVEPPDRKWQYLLFAAEPYETIAFKVPSREVEKAEGKFWTHWNKDTKQFFLQFAFKNEKPTVGKVPPPPVPLLRGGMQPPMMPVPPPPRPPMFHGVPPPPPALLAGGMQIPPPPPHVA